One window from the genome of Schistocerca piceifrons isolate TAMUIC-IGC-003096 chromosome 1, iqSchPice1.1, whole genome shotgun sequence encodes:
- the LOC124789811 gene encoding gustatory receptor 23a-like yields MGIVCGQLLRSTRPPAGSEEELEDLATRAGQPGVAGAVGAEVRRLQRARLALHRCARLCGLHFGPALLLAILGDFVEMTCSAYWLIILAQETDKRAEILVKLFALTNVLLRQLVVCWVCSSAADRADRAGLLLSRLQPLLRPGPAVDVLRLPMDRLRVSAMGFSDIDLHVFTATVSAAVTYLVILVQFHK; encoded by the coding sequence ATGGGCATCGTCTGTGGACAGCTGCTGAGGAGTACCCGGCCGCCGGCGGGCAGCGAGGAAGAACTGGAGGACCTGGCGACGCGCGCAGGACAGCCGGGggtggcgggggcggtgggggcggaggTGCGGCGGCTGCAGCGCGCCAGGTTGGCTCTTCACCGCTGCGCTCGCCTCTGCGGTCTCCACTTCGGACCCGCACTGCTGCTGGCCATCCTGGGAGATTTCGTCGAGATGACTTGTTCTGCCTATTGGCTTATAATCCTGGCTCAAGAAACAGACAAGAGAGCGGAAATACTCGTGAAGTTATTTGCACTTACTAACGTCCTGTTACGCCAGCTGGTGGTCTGTTGGGTGTGTTCCTCGGCGGCTGACCGCGCCGACAGGGCTGGTCTGCTCCTGTCGAGGCTGCAGCCGCTCCTGCGTCCCGGGCCAGCAGTCGATGTTCTGCGACTTCCAATGGACAGACTAAGAGTTTCTGCTATGGGTTTTTCTGACATCGACCTTCATGTCTTCACGGCCACGGTTAGTGCGGCAGTCACTTATCTCGTGATACTTGTACAATTCCATAAGTGA